From Flavobacterium alkalisoli, the proteins below share one genomic window:
- the rseP gene encoding RIP metalloprotease RseP translates to MEVVIKLSQFLLSLSLLIVLHELGHFIPAKLFKTKVEKFYLFFDIKYSLFKKKIGETVYGIGWLPLGGYVKIAGMIDESMDKEQMAEEPKPWEFRSKPAWQRLIIMLGGVTVNFILAIVIYIGMAYVYGDTYIANSEVKDGIAVVNPVAEELGFKNGDKILELDGKEVEKFNDVAYDVLFAKKVTIERNGSVQDINLPIDLIDKMMDGKKAPLVSLRYPFVVAKVDDSSVNKDVLQKGDVIVSINGQKTKYADEVVAFAENNKGKTFDAIVFRDEKEQPIKIGFDKEGKVGVLTTSLSLSNLEKLGYYKISQEEYGLFESVPAGLQRSKDELGKYFTQLKAIFTPSTGAYKGVGGFYAIFDIFPNSWSWFAFWNITALLSIMLGVMNLLPIPALDGGHVMFLLFEMITGRKPGDKFMEYAQIAGFVILISLVLLVNGNDIFKIITGK, encoded by the coding sequence ATGGAAGTAGTAATAAAACTCTCTCAGTTTTTATTGAGTTTATCTTTATTGATCGTGCTGCATGAGCTGGGGCACTTTATACCGGCTAAGTTATTTAAGACCAAAGTTGAAAAGTTCTATCTTTTCTTTGATATAAAATATTCACTTTTTAAAAAGAAAATAGGCGAAACCGTTTATGGTATTGGCTGGCTGCCTCTCGGGGGGTATGTAAAAATTGCCGGTATGATAGACGAGAGTATGGACAAGGAGCAAATGGCCGAGGAGCCAAAGCCTTGGGAGTTTCGCTCTAAACCGGCATGGCAGCGACTAATTATAATGCTTGGCGGTGTTACCGTAAACTTTATTCTGGCTATCGTGATTTACATAGGTATGGCCTATGTGTATGGCGATACTTATATTGCCAACAGCGAAGTTAAAGACGGTATTGCAGTAGTAAACCCTGTAGCAGAAGAATTAGGCTTTAAAAACGGGGATAAGATACTTGAGCTGGATGGTAAAGAAGTTGAGAAGTTTAATGACGTTGCTTATGATGTGCTTTTTGCAAAAAAAGTTACTATAGAGAGAAACGGCAGTGTTCAGGATATTAATTTACCAATAGACCTTATTGATAAAATGATGGACGGTAAGAAAGCTCCGTTAGTGTCATTAAGATATCCGTTTGTGGTGGCTAAGGTTGATGATTCTTCTGTTAATAAGGATGTTTTACAGAAAGGAGACGTTATTGTTTCTATTAACGGGCAAAAAACAAAATATGCAGATGAGGTAGTTGCTTTTGCAGAAAACAATAAAGGAAAGACTTTTGATGCGATTGTTTTTAGAGATGAAAAAGAGCAGCCGATTAAAATTGGTTTTGATAAAGAGGGTAAGGTAGGAGTTCTAACGACTTCTTTAAGTCTTAGTAATCTTGAAAAGCTTGGATATTATAAAATAAGTCAGGAAGAGTATGGCTTATTTGAATCTGTTCCGGCAGGCTTACAAAGAAGTAAGGATGAACTTGGAAAATATTTTACTCAGCTTAAAGCTATTTTTACGCCAAGTACCGGGGCTTATAAAGGGGTAGGTGGTTTTTATGCCATTTTTGATATTTTTCCTAATTCATGGAGTTGGTTTGCGTTTTGGAACATTACCGCATTGTTATCAATCATGCTTGGTGTAATGAATTTATTACCTATTCCGGCTCTTGATGGTGGTCATGTAATGTTTTTATTATTTGAAATGATTACAGGCAGAAAACCTGGTGATAAATTCATGGAATATGCCCAAATTGCTGGTTTTGTTATACTTATTTCATTAGTGTTGCTGGTTAACGGGAATGATATTTTTAAGATAATTACTGGCAAGTAA
- a CDS encoding NADH:flavin oxidoreductase/NADH oxidase yields MASKLFSLLQIKSIILKNRIVISPMCQYSAEDGFANHWHLVHLGARAIGGAGLIIQEATAVSPEGRITPEDLGIWKDEHIEKYKEITAFIMQENAVPGIQLAHAGRKASTSAPWQERRKLTEAENGWQTVAPSAIPYYDNDAHPPREMSIADIKKVIADFKAATKRAHDACYKVLEIHAAHGYLIHQFLSPLCNKRTDEYGGSFENRIRLLIEILEAVKSEWPNDLPLFVRISGTDWAAGGWEVEDSVKLAKLLKEKGVDVIDCSSGGAVHFQNIPTAPNYQVPISERIKKETGIHTGAVGLITEAHQAEEILEKDQADLVFFARESLRDPNLALNFAHELKANVIWPKQYERAQLED; encoded by the coding sequence ATGGCTTCAAAATTGTTTTCATTACTTCAAATAAAAAGTATAATCCTTAAAAACCGTATTGTAATATCTCCCATGTGCCAGTATTCGGCAGAAGACGGTTTTGCCAACCATTGGCATCTGGTACATTTAGGCGCACGTGCGATTGGCGGAGCGGGACTTATTATACAGGAAGCAACCGCCGTTTCTCCCGAAGGACGAATAACTCCCGAAGATTTGGGCATATGGAAAGATGAGCACATTGAGAAATACAAAGAGATAACTGCTTTTATAATGCAGGAAAATGCTGTTCCCGGCATTCAGCTGGCACACGCAGGCAGAAAGGCAAGCACATCGGCACCGTGGCAGGAAAGGCGTAAACTTACCGAAGCCGAAAACGGGTGGCAAACGGTAGCGCCAAGTGCCATACCGTATTATGATAACGACGCACACCCACCAAGGGAAATGAGCATAGCTGATATTAAAAAAGTAATTGCCGATTTTAAGGCTGCCACCAAAAGGGCTCACGATGCCTGCTACAAAGTATTGGAGATACATGCGGCTCACGGTTACCTCATCCATCAGTTCCTGTCGCCATTATGTAATAAGCGTACGGATGAGTATGGAGGAAGTTTTGAAAACCGTATCCGATTGCTGATCGAAATACTGGAAGCTGTTAAATCCGAATGGCCTAACGACCTGCCTTTATTTGTACGTATTTCGGGCACCGACTGGGCTGCAGGAGGTTGGGAGGTAGAAGATTCTGTTAAACTGGCAAAACTGCTGAAAGAAAAAGGGGTGGATGTAATTGACTGTTCGTCCGGCGGGGCCGTACATTTCCAAAACATACCTACAGCACCTAACTACCAGGTTCCCATAAGCGAACGCATAAAAAAAGAAACAGGAATACACACCGGAGCTGTCGGACTAATTACCGAAGCGCATCAGGCAGAAGAGATATTGGAAAAAGATCAGGCCGATTTAGTATTTTTTGCCCGTGAATCGCTTCGTGATCCTAATCTTGCCCTTAACTTTGCACACGAACTTAAAGCCAATGTTATTTGGCCTAAACAATATGAAAGGGCACAGCTCGAAGACTAA
- a CDS encoding Gfo/Idh/MocA family oxidoreductase: MKKLKTALLSYGMSGKVFHAPFLELHPRFELTGSWERSKKLIQQDYPEVKSYSSLEELLNDDVDLVIVNTPVETHYEYAKKVLEAGKHALVEKSFTTTTAEAEELRDLAKQKGLKLSVYQNRRWDSDFKTVKEVIDEKLLGDVVEAEFRFDRYNPNLSPKIHKETANAGAGVLKDLGSHLIDQAIHLFGLPNAVFADLRITRKNSLVDDLMDILLYYSDKRVRLRAGFFFREAVPAYAVHGTKGSFLKSRGDIQEDELKTGKKPTLEGWGIEPEDKAGILHTEKHGEVYRGHIPTRHGNYYGLFDALYHSITEDKPEPVPAEDGVKVMKVIDAAIQSSEQKKVIQLK; this comes from the coding sequence ATGAAGAAACTAAAAACAGCTCTGCTTTCCTATGGTATGTCCGGCAAAGTGTTTCATGCGCCCTTTTTAGAGCTGCATCCGCGCTTTGAGCTAACCGGTTCATGGGAACGCAGCAAAAAACTTATACAACAAGATTATCCCGAAGTAAAAAGCTACAGTTCACTGGAAGAGCTCTTAAATGATGATGTAGACCTGGTTATTGTTAATACTCCGGTTGAAACGCATTATGAATATGCCAAAAAAGTACTTGAAGCAGGTAAACACGCCCTGGTAGAAAAATCTTTTACCACAACAACTGCCGAAGCCGAAGAACTTCGTGACCTTGCCAAACAAAAAGGACTGAAACTTTCGGTGTATCAAAATCGCCGTTGGGATAGCGATTTTAAAACCGTTAAGGAGGTTATAGACGAAAAATTGCTGGGCGATGTTGTAGAAGCCGAGTTCAGGTTTGACCGCTACAACCCTAATCTTAGCCCTAAAATACATAAGGAAACCGCTAATGCAGGAGCAGGAGTTTTAAAGGACCTCGGCTCTCACCTTATCGATCAGGCAATACATCTCTTTGGATTACCCAATGCAGTTTTTGCCGATTTAAGGATTACCCGAAAAAATTCACTTGTAGACGACCTGATGGATATACTGTTGTATTATTCTGATAAGAGAGTACGGCTTAGGGCAGGTTTCTTTTTTAGGGAAGCTGTACCTGCTTATGCTGTTCACGGTACTAAAGGATCTTTCCTTAAAAGCCGTGGCGACATTCAGGAAGACGAACTTAAAACCGGTAAAAAACCTACTCTTGAAGGCTGGGGAATAGAACCGGAAGATAAGGCCGGGATACTGCATACCGAGAAACATGGCGAAGTGTACCGCGGGCATATCCCTACCCGCCATGGCAATTACTACGGCCTTTTTGATGCATTATACCATTCTATTACCGAAGATAAGCCGGAACCTGTTCCTGCAGAAGACGGCGTTAAGGTAATGAAGGTTATAGATGCTGCCATACAAAGCAGCGAACAGAAAAAAGTTATTCAACTAAAATAA
- a CDS encoding aldo/keto reductase, producing MQKRQLGKSDLQVFPIAFGGNVFGWTIDEKTSFEILDAFTGAGFNFIDTADIYSRWAPGNKGGESETVIGNWLKKNNNRDKVIIATKVGGDMGSGKRDLSKKYILKAAEDSLKRLQTDYIDLYQTHWDDETTPIEETLEAYDQLIKEGKVRYIGASNLSTERLQASMRISFEQKLPSYVTFQPHYNLYEREVFEASLEEVCLQHNLGVISYFSLASGFLTGKYRSEADLSKSQRGGGVAKYLDARGMKILDALDKVAAELNTAPATVALAWLIHRPSVTAPIVSATNLKQLDSIITAPDLAITKEQLDYLTQISAWH from the coding sequence ATGCAAAAACGACAATTAGGAAAGTCTGATCTTCAGGTTTTCCCTATAGCCTTTGGAGGAAATGTGTTTGGCTGGACGATAGATGAAAAAACCTCTTTTGAAATACTGGATGCCTTTACAGGTGCCGGTTTTAATTTTATAGACACTGCAGATATATATTCCCGCTGGGCACCCGGTAATAAAGGAGGTGAATCGGAAACCGTTATAGGCAACTGGCTAAAAAAGAATAATAATCGTGATAAAGTTATTATAGCCACTAAAGTAGGTGGTGATATGGGAAGCGGAAAACGTGACCTTTCCAAAAAGTACATCCTTAAGGCTGCCGAAGATTCCCTTAAAAGGCTACAGACAGATTATATCGACTTATACCAAACCCATTGGGATGACGAAACCACACCGATTGAGGAAACACTTGAAGCGTATGATCAACTGATAAAAGAAGGTAAGGTTCGTTACATTGGTGCCTCTAACCTTTCTACCGAAAGGCTTCAGGCTTCCATGCGTATTTCCTTTGAACAGAAACTACCCTCCTATGTTACCTTTCAGCCACATTATAACCTTTATGAAAGGGAGGTTTTTGAAGCCAGTCTCGAAGAGGTATGCCTACAGCACAATCTGGGAGTAATAAGCTACTTTTCACTGGCAAGTGGTTTCCTTACCGGAAAATACCGTAGCGAGGCCGACCTGAGTAAAAGTCAGCGTGGCGGGGGCGTAGCAAAATATCTTGACGCAAGAGGGATGAAAATACTTGATGCGTTGGACAAGGTAGCTGCCGAACTTAACACTGCTCCGGCTACAGTTGCATTGGCATGGCTTATTCATCGCCCATCGGTAACAGCCCCCATAGTAAGTGCTACCAATCTTAAACAGCTGGACAGCA